The window CGTCACCTGTGTGCCATTGACCCGCACCAGCAGAAAGTGAAATACCTGGCTGGCCGCCACCGGCACCGGCGCGGCGCCACAGGCGCTGCCGGCGCCCGCGCCGCCATTGGCCGAGTACGACCAGCCCAGCGCATAGGCATCGACGGAGCTACAGCCCTTGCCGCCCACCGGCGCCAGCTTGGCGCCGCCGCCGCCGGTGACATAGCTGATCAGGCTATCGCTATGCGGCTTGATGTTGCGCTGGTAGCTGTGCGCATGGCCGCTGAACATGATATTCACGCCGCTGCGGCTCAGCAGCCCCTCGAGCCGATCGCCGCCCTGCAAAAACTGGTCGGACCCCTCGGTGCTGTTGTCGGAATACAGCGGGTAGTGCAGAAACGCGAACTTGAGCTTGCTGGGGTGGGTGGCCAGGTCGTTCACCAGCCACTGATACTGCGGCGTGCCCGGCGCCCAGTGGTAGTCGTAATCGTTCGCATACTCGTCGCTCTGGCCTATATTGGTTTCGCTCCAGGCCGCGTGCAGCACATAGAAGCGCGCGTTACCGGCGTCGAAGGCATACCAGGCGCTGGCGTAGCTGGCCGGGCTGGTGCCGTTCAGGCAGCAGTAGCTATCTTTCACATAGCGCCCGCCCGAGCTGGCAACCGCGCGATCCTGTGGAAATGCCAGGATCTGCGGGTGATTCGGCGTGGAACTGCCCAGGCCGTGATTGCCGATCGCCGGGAAGAGCGGGATCGACGCGCCGGCGACTGCCCAGAACGTTGGGCCGAACACGCCGCTCAGCCCCTGCCCTTTCTGCACCAGGTCGCCATAGTTGGCCTGGCTGCCCGAAGGGTAGCCGTTGTCGCCGGTGGTAATCGCGAAGCGTGCCCCGCTCGCGGCGATCTGGCGCATCAGGTTGGCCTGATCGGGGTTGTTGCCATTGTCGTCAA of the Candidatus Kouleothrix ribensis genome contains:
- a CDS encoding metallophosphoesterase is translated as MTTPTSMRPSFGRHSQPSRRPAARWLATLWALSLAPLLGLWPPAALAYDTHLRRYPYLTDVVEGWATINWATDQSSATSVVRWGRAGAESCTAHTAVATSSTINVNQVLLYQWKAQLALKPDTEYCYRIYQGSAPEIDLLGSDRSPRFRTQLPAGSSKAFSFAVFGDWGEVDDNGNNPDQANLMRQIAASGARFAITTGDNGYPSGSQANYGDLVQKGQGLSGVFGPTFWAVAGASIPLFPAIGNHGLGSSTPNHPQILAFPQDRAVASSGGRYVKDSYCCLNGTSPASYASAWYAFDAGNARFYVLHAAWSETNIGQSDEYANDYDYHWAPGTPQYQWLVNDLATHPSKLKFAFLHYPLYSDNSTEGSDQFLQGGDRLEGLLSRSGVNIMFSGHAHSYQRNIKPHSDSLISYVTGGGGAKLAPVGGKGCSSVDAYALGWSYSANGGAGAGSACGAAPVPVAASQVFHFLLVRVNGTQVTVTPTDSRGRTFDVQVYEFARLPDTQPPSPPANLQAALTPTGAVALSWPAATDNVAVTSYVIMRNRSTVATLGADTRAYRDTAVTPGATYRYEVVATDQAGNRSAPSPAATVAIPATSTSLPIYLPVAYA